The Thermotoga sp. nucleotide sequence GCATATCTTTGTTGCTTTTCGAACATCTCTTTTGTGCCTTTGTTTTCAAACTCGTGATCGTATCCGGCAAGATGAAGGATCCCATGTACCACAACTTCTATTAGTTCCCTTTCAAAGGTATTGTAGTAGTTCTTTGCATTCTCTTCGATAACATCAGGGCATACATATATTTCCCCGTAAACTTCCTCGAAAAGGGGAAAAGTGAGCACATCCGTTGAGAAATCTTCTCTACGAAACTCTTTGTTCATTTTCTTTATTCGATCTTTGCTCACAAGTATCACGTTCACGTTGACATTTCCTATCTCTTTCTTTACAATCTCATCTAATTTTTCACTCAAACTTTTCAAGATTTCTTTCCCTTTTCCTTCACCCAGAATTTCGACCATTTATCCTTACCACCTTCTGCAGTTTTGCTTCTTCTGGATACTCTATCCTAGAACTGGATATGTTGACAAGCACCTGTAGAAAGGCATCTGAGATCTTCTCCAGTTCGCTCAAAGTGATGCCGGACTCATCGAGTTGTCTCTCGAAGAAGATAGAGGAAATAACATCTTCCACACATTCTTTTATCTGGGGCACGGAAGGATTTTTCAAGCTTCTGGATGCTGCTTCCACGGAATCAGCAAGCATGATGATAGCGGCTTCTTTGAACTGCGGTTTCGGACCCGGATACCGGAATTCCTCTTCTGGTATGTCCTCGAACTGCTGCTTGGCTTTGTAGTAGAAGTACTTCTGCGATCTGGTCCCATGGTGCTGTGGGATTATGAACTCCACGAGTAGAGGAAGACGGTGCTTGCGTGCCAGTTCTATTCCGTATTTTACGTGCTCGTTGAGAACAAGATGACTCAAAGAAGGAGTAATGTCCTCATGAGGATTTTTACCATCCCTTATGTTTTCCGTGAAAAAGTGAGGCCTTTTCATCTTACCTATATCGTGATAGTAAGCACCTATTCGGGCCAGGGTAGGATTCGCTCCTATCCTCTCTGCAGCTGCTTCTGCCAGGTTCGCTACGATCACACTGTGATAGTATGTCCCAGGAGCTTTCATGGCAAGCATTTTGAGAAGAGGATGATTCAAGTTTCCAAATTCGATGAGACCGAGGTTGGAATAGAGACGACTTGTGTACTCCACGTACGGAAGGATGCCCAGCACCATCACGCCCGAGAGAATCGGATTGAGAAGAGCAGCTAGGAAATCGTACTGAGAGTATTCGATACCCAGGGCGATCTTCATGAAAAGATGTGCTCCTACAAGTGCCAGCGACGTCAGAGCAGACGATTTCATAACATCGAGTCTTCTGTCGGCCTTTGAAAGAGTTTTTGCAGCGATGAAAACCATCAAGAGAAAGGGCAGCATCAAGCTGACATCGGAGTACCATCTGTACATAGAAACAACGGAGAGAAGAACACCACTCGTTAAAGCGATCTCAAAGTTG carries:
- a CDS encoding HDIG domain-containing metalloprotein: MIWFSLVETSVKYFRKYSLSEVYTYTHLLLILLGAAFIGLSLPEIGPFMTPLYIPVALMSLIFNFEIALTSGVLLSVVSMYRWYSDVSLMLPFLLMVFIAAKTLSKADRRLDVMKSSALTSLALVGAHLFMKIALGIEYSQYDFLAALLNPILSGVMVLGILPYVEYTSRLYSNLGLIEFGNLNHPLLKMLAMKAPGTYYHSVIVANLAEAAAERIGANPTLARIGAYYHDIGKMKRPHFFTENIRDGKNPHEDITPSLSHLVLNEHVKYGIELARKHRLPLLVEFIIPQHHGTRSQKYFYYKAKQQFEDIPEEEFRYPGPKPQFKEAAIIMLADSVEAASRSLKNPSVPQIKECVEDVISSIFFERQLDESGITLSELEKISDAFLQVLVNISSSRIEYPEEAKLQKVVRINGRNSG
- the ybeY gene encoding rRNA maturation RNase YbeY, whose amino-acid sequence is MVEILGEGKGKEILKSLSEKLDEIVKKEIGNVNVNVILVSKDRIKKMNKEFRREDFSTDVLTFPLFEEVYGEIYVCPDVIEENAKNYYNTFERELIEVVVHGILHLAGYDHEFENKGTKEMFEKQQRYAEEVWNEWKSSLSEDTDQEKT